From Saccharothrix espanaensis DSM 44229, the proteins below share one genomic window:
- a CDS encoding MupA/Atu3671 family FMN-dependent luciferase-like monooxygenase has protein sequence MSDDRLRHLRERMSSLSPAQRAALEQAMRDRDVAAPTAKPAATAPRRTRRGSSTMEFSLFFFSGDGSAQGPNNYRLLLDSAEYADRNGFSGIWVPERHFVDFGGLYPNPSVLAAAIAVRTERIQIRAGSVAVPLHHPVRIAEEWSVVDNLSDGRVAIACASGWHPNDFVIAPGGRERYASRKDDMFAAIETVQRLWAGETVDVDGVPVRTLPRPRQARLPLWISSQGSVDTFVRAGEIGANVLTGLVAQRPADLRDKITAYREALKEAGHADGRVTAMVHTFLGADEDVVREQVRGPLIAYLRTFLAQQGNFDSQYNQLDDAGREAMLAATFDRYFESLALLGTPDKGESLVEDLVDLGVDEAACLVDFGLEPAAVLDGLRHLTELKDRYQGART, from the coding sequence CCAGCGCGCCGCGCTGGAACAGGCGATGCGGGACCGGGACGTGGCGGCGCCGACCGCGAAGCCCGCCGCCACCGCGCCCCGGCGCACCCGGCGCGGCTCCAGCACCATGGAGTTCAGCCTGTTCTTCTTCTCCGGCGACGGCTCGGCGCAGGGGCCGAACAACTACCGGCTGCTGCTCGACAGCGCCGAGTACGCCGACCGCAACGGCTTCTCCGGGATCTGGGTGCCCGAACGGCACTTCGTGGACTTCGGCGGCCTGTACCCGAACCCGTCGGTGCTGGCCGCCGCCATCGCGGTGCGCACCGAGCGGATCCAGATCCGCGCCGGCAGCGTCGCCGTGCCGCTGCACCACCCGGTGCGCATCGCCGAGGAGTGGTCGGTGGTGGACAACCTGTCCGACGGCCGGGTGGCGATCGCCTGCGCCTCCGGCTGGCACCCCAACGACTTCGTGATCGCACCCGGCGGGCGCGAGCGCTACGCGAGCCGCAAGGACGACATGTTCGCGGCCATCGAGACCGTCCAGCGGCTGTGGGCCGGGGAGACCGTCGACGTCGACGGCGTGCCGGTGCGCACCCTGCCCCGCCCGCGCCAGGCCCGGCTGCCGCTGTGGATCTCCTCGCAGGGCAGCGTCGACACGTTCGTCCGGGCCGGCGAGATCGGCGCGAACGTGCTGACCGGCCTGGTCGCGCAGCGGCCCGCCGACCTGCGGGACAAGATCACCGCCTACCGCGAGGCGCTCAAGGAGGCCGGGCACGCCGACGGCCGGGTCACCGCGATGGTGCACACGTTCCTGGGCGCGGACGAGGACGTGGTGCGCGAGCAGGTCCGCGGCCCGCTGATCGCCTACCTGCGCACGTTCCTGGCGCAGCAGGGCAACTTCGACAGCCAGTACAACCAGCTGGACGACGCCGGCCGCGAGGCGATGCTGGCCGCCACCTTCGACCGCTACTTCGAGAGCCTCGCGCTGCTGGGCACCCCGGACAAGGGCGAGTCGCTGGTCGAGGACCTGGTGGACCTCGGCGTGGACGAGGCGGCGTGCCTGGTCGACTTCGGCCTGGAACCGGCCGCCGTGCTCGACGGGTTGCGCCACCTGACCGAACTCAAGGACCGCTACCAAGGAGCCCGGACGTGA